A region of Diospyros lotus cultivar Yz01 chromosome 3, ASM1463336v1, whole genome shotgun sequence DNA encodes the following proteins:
- the LOC127797810 gene encoding ADP-ribosylation factor 2, protein MGLTFTKLFSRLFAKKEMRILMVGLDAAGKTTILYKLKLGEIVTTIPTIGFNVETVEYKNISFTVWDVGGQDKIRPLWRHYFQNTQGLIFVVDSNDRDRVVEARDELHRMLNEDELRDAVLLVFANKQDLPNAMNAAEITDKLGLHSLRQRHWYIQSTCATSGEGLYEGLDWLSNNIANKA, encoded by the exons ATGGGGTTGACATTCACCAAGCTTTTCAGCCGACTTTTTGCCAAGAAAGAGATGCGTATCCTTATGGTAGGTCTTGATGCTGCTGGTAAGACCACCATCTTGTATAAGCTCAAGCTTGGGGAGATTGTAACTACAATTCCTACCATTG GCTTTAATGTTGAAACTGTTGAGTACAAAAATATCAGCTTCACTGTGTGGGATGTTGGTGGTCAGGACAAG ATTCGTCCGTTGTGGAGGCACTACTTCCAGAACACACAGGGCCTCATTTTTGTGGTTGATAGCAATGACAGAGACCGTGTTGTTGAGGCAAGGGATGAATTACATCGTATGTTGAATGAG GATGAGTTGCGAGATGCAGTGTTGCTTGTATTTGCTAACAAACAAGATCTTCCAAATGCGATGAATGCTGCTGAAATAACTGACAAGCTCGGTCTCCACTCCCTCCGACAACGTCACTG GTACATCCAGAGCACTTGTGCAACCTCTGGGGAAGGGCTGTATGAGGGGTTGGACTGGCTCTCCAACAACATCGCTAACAAG GCATGA
- the LOC127796486 gene encoding uncharacterized protein LOC127796486: MVIPPPVRPERITKFLKPYVLKMHFTNKYVTAQVIHSPTATVASAASSQEKSLRSSMENTRDVAAASKIGKILGERLLVTGVPAVSVFLKRDQKYHGKVKTVIDSLTEAGIKLV; encoded by the coding sequence ATGGTTATTCCTCCACCGGTCAGACCAGAAAGAATCACAAAGTTTCTTAAACCATATGTCTTGAAGATGCACTTCACAAACAAGTACGTGACGGCCCAAGTAATCCACTCGCCAACTGCTACAGTCGCCTCTGCTGCAAGCTCACAGGAGAAGTCTCTGAGGTCGAGCATGGAAAATACCAGGGACGTTGCGGCTGCTTCCAAGATAGGGAAAATTCTTGGAGAGCGCCTTCTGGTTACGGGTGTCCCTGCTGTTTCTGTTTTTCTGAAGAGAGATCAGAAATATCATGGAAAGGTAAAAACTGTGATCGATTCCCTGACCGAAGCAGGCATTAAACTGGTATAA